A single Oncorhynchus nerka isolate Pitt River linkage group LG10, Oner_Uvic_2.0, whole genome shotgun sequence DNA region contains:
- the LOC115135311 gene encoding chondroitin sulfate N-acetylgalactosaminyltransferase 2-like, translated as MPRRSFPLQGRMRWLFLGLVLLLVLFLFAYLLECTPPADVSLVLPGLGGESYGKEYYRALLQEQEEHHLSRAASLKRQIAQLKQELQQMSEKLKDLQDWKEGLGVQGLAETKDQVPGDLLEFLHSQIDKAEVNTGARLPSEYALVPFESFNSGKVYQLEMGLTRHPEEKPVRKDRRDELVEVIEAALDVINNPDEEDGQEDVPMQRQAYTESHFTEGLYRTERDKGTLYELFFAKEDSDNFHHVTLFRPFGPLMKVRSTSVETSGVVINIIVPLAGRTDAFSQFLHNFREVCIKHDREVHLTVVYFGQEGLREVKSYLEKMSREETFTNYTLIPVDEEFSRGRGLDIGARAWKKGDVLMFFCDVDIYFTRDYLNTCLLHTAPNKRVFYPVVFSLYNPAIVYGNLELAPPIESQLIHKKDAGFWRDFGFGMTCQYRSDFLNIGGFDLDVKGWGVEDVHLYRKYLRSDLIVTRTPVSGLFHLWHEKQCADELTPEQYRMCIQSKAMNEASHSHLGMLVFREEIENHLRKQAYKTQGKTED; from the exons ATGCCCAGGCGAAGCTTTCCGCTGCAGGGACGGATGCGCTGGCTGTTCCTGGGGCTCGTCCTGCTGctggtcctcttcctctttgCTTACTTGCTGGAGTGCACTCCCCCAGCTGACGTCAGCCTGGTCCTGCCTGGCTTGGGAGGGGAGTCCTATGGGAAGGAGTACTACCGTGCCCTGCTGCAAGAGCAGGAGGAGCACCACCTCAGCCGTGCCGCCAGCCTCAAGCGGCAGATCGCCCAGCTCAAGCAGGAGCTCCAGCAGATGAGTGAGAAGCTCAAGGACCTGCAGGACTGGAAGGAAGGCCTTGGGGTCCAGGGACTGGCTGAGACCAAGGACCAGGTGCCTGGGGATCTCCTCGAATTCCTCCACTCCCAGATCGACAAAGCCGAGGTGAACACGGGAGCACGGCTGCCCAGCGAGTACGCCCTGGTCCCCTTTGAGAGCTTCAACTCTGGTAAGGTGTATCAACTGGAGATGGGGTTGACCAGGCACCCAGAGGAGAAGCCTGTGCGGAAGGACCGCAGGGACGAGCTGGTGGAGGTCATTGAGGCGGCCCTGGACGTCATAAACAACCCAGACGAGGAGGATGGCCAGGAGGATGTGCCCATGCAGAGGCAGGCGTACACTGAGAGCCACTTTACTGAGG GGCTGTACAGAACAGAACGGGACAAAGGCACACTCTACGAGCTTTTCTTTGCAAAAGAGGACTCCGACAATTTCCACCACGTTACTCTTTTCCGTCCATTCGGTCCTTTAATGAAAGTCAGGAGCACATCCGTAGAAACGTCCGGAGTCGTCATCAATATCATTGTACCATTGGCGGGCAGAACAGATGCATTCTCACAGTTCCTACACAACTTCAG GGAAGTTTGCATAAAACATGATAGGGAAGTGCATCTTACGGTGGTCTACTTTGGACAAGAGGGCTTACGAGAGGTGAAGTCTTATTTGGAAAAAATGTCCAG GGAGGAGACTTTTACCAACTACACCCTCATCCCAGTGGACGAGGAGTTTTCCAGGGGCAGGGGTCTGGACATCGGAGCCCGCGCCTGGAAGAAGGGTGACGTGTTGATGTTCTTCTGTGATGTGGATATCTACTTCACACGGGACTATCTCAACACCTGCCTCCTTCACACCGCTCCAA ACAAGAGAGTATTTTATCCAGTGGTTTTCAGTTTGTATAATCCTGCCATAGTCTATGGAAATCTGGAGCTGGCTCCCCCCATTGAAAGTCAACTT ATTCACAAGAAAGATGCTGGATTCTGGAGAGATTTTGGCTTTGGAATGACATGTCAATATCGCTCAGACTTCCTTAATATCG GAGGTTTTGACCTGGACGTGAAAGGTTGGGGTGTGGAAGATGTCCACTTGTACAGGAAGTACCTGCGGAGCGACCTGATCGTGACGCGTACACCAGTATCTGGCCTCTTCCATCTGTGGCACGAGAAGCAGTGTGCAGACGAGCTGACTCCAGAACAGTATCGCATGTGCATCCAGTCCAAAGCCATGAATGAGGCGTCCCACTCCCACCTGGGCATGCTGGTGTTCCGCGAGGAGATCGAGAATCACCTCCGCAAGCAGGCTTATAAGACCCAGGGCAAAACTGAAGACTGA